The Pseudomonas viciae genomic interval CACCGAATATCAGCGTCAGGATCGCCGGGGAAAACTGCAATTGCTCCTGGTAGAGGTGATACAACGGCGTCGGCGCACTGGACGCGGCGAGAAAACCGAGCAAGGTAATCGCCAGGAATATCAGGCTGGCACCGGTTGAAGCTGGACGGGACATGGGCACGCTCCACAAAAGCCTTCGGCAAAAGCTAATTTTTAGCTTTTGCCGAGTGTGCTACTGGTATGCGCTTAAAGCAAATTCTTTGTGTTAAGGTCCGATGCATGGCTATTAAAGAAGGTTTACGCCCCGGCGGCAGAAGCGCCCGGGTCCAAGAATCGATTCATTCGGCGGTCCGCGAGCTGCTGCAAGAGCAGGATCGCGCCAGCCTGACCGTGCCGCAAATTGCTGCGCGCGCAGGCGTAACGCCGTCCACCATCTACCGGCGCTGGGGCGATCTGCCGGCGCTGCTGGCCGACGTCGCCATCGCCCGCATGCGCCCCGACAGCGAACCGGCCAACACCGGCAGCCTGCGCGGCGACCTGCGCGCCTGGGCCGAGCAATACCTGGACGAAATGAGCTCCGAGCCCGGTCGTAACATGATGCGCGACATCCAGGCCTGCGCCACGCCGGGGTATTGCGTGGGGATCATCAGCAGCCAGTTGCAGATCATCCTGGATCGCTACCCCGATGCGCCGAACCCGGGCGTCGATCGGCTGATCAATGTAGTGGTGGCGCCGACGGTGTTTCGCATCCTCTTCGCTACCGCGCCGTTGGCGGTCGAGGAGTTGTATCGGTTGGTGGATGTGGCGTTGGGTCAGTAACGCCGCCATCGCGAGCAAGCTCGCGATGAGGTCCGCCAGGCCCCCCATAACCCAATGCTGATCGCAACCCGCGACACCCCGCCACGCCTCGACCTTGGTCGACACTGACGAACCCGAGCGGGCATGCGAGACTGTCCTGCCGGGCTCAAGTCCCGGTGTCTTTGTCCGGGAGTTTCCATGTCGTTGTCCAGCGGGCTGATCGCCGTTGTCGCCCTGGCCTATATGGCCATCATGTTCGCCATCGCCTTCTACGGCGACCGGCGCAGCACGCCGCTGCCGCCGCGAGTGCGCGCGTGGGTCTACAGCCTGTCGCTGGCGGTGTACTGCACCAGTTGGACGTTCTTTGGCGCCGTGGGCCAGGCTGCCGAACAGCTCTGGTCCTTCCTGCCGATCTACCTCGGGCCGATCCTGCTGCTGGTGCTGGCGCCGTGGGTCCTGCAGAAGATGGTGATGATCAGCAAACAGGAGAACATCACCTCCATCGCCGACTTCATCGCCGCCCGCTACGGCAAGTCCCAATCCCTGGCGGTGGTGGTCGCATTGATCTGCCTGGTGGGCGTGCTGCCGTACATCGCCTTGCAACTCAAGGGCATCGTGCTCGGGGTGAACCTGTTGATCGGCGCCGGCGCCGACGCCATGGGCACCCGCGCCCAGGATACCGCGCTGATCGTCTCGCTGATCCTGGCGCTGTTCACCATCCTGTTCGGCACGCGCAACCTCGACGCCACGGAACACCACCGCGGCATGGTGCTGGCGATTGCCTTTGAGTCAGTGGTCAAGCTGCTCGCCTTCCTCGCCGTTGGCGCATTCGTGACCTACGGGCTTTACGACGGTTTCGACGACCTGTTCAACCAGGCGATGCTTGCACCGCGCCTGGAGCAATACTGGAAAGAAACCATCAATTGGCCGTCCATGGTGGTGCAGACCGGGGTGGCGATGATGGCGATCATTTGCTTGCCGCGACAGTTCCACGTGACCGTAGTGGAGAACATCGAGCCCCAGGACCTGCGCCTGGCCAAGTGGGTGTTCCCCGCCTACCTGGCCTCGGCAGCGTTGTTCGTGGTGCCCATCGCCCTCGCCGGGCAAATGATGCTGCCCAGCTCGGTGCTGCCAGATTCGTTCGTCATCAGCCTGCCGCTGGCCCAGGCCCACCCGGCCCTGGCGGTACTGGCGTTCATTGGCGGCGCCTCGGCGGCCACCGGCATGGTGATCGTCGCGAGCGTGGCGCTGTCCACCATGGTCTCCAACGACATGCTGTTGCCCTGGCTGTTGCGCCGCAACAACGCCGAGCGGCCCTTCGAAGTGTTCCGCCAGTGGATGCTCTCGGTCCGCCGGGTGAGCATCGTGGTGATCCTGCTGCTGGCCTACGTCAGCTACCGGCTGCTGGGGTCGACGGCGAGCCTGGCGACCATCGGCCAGATCGCCTTCGCCGCCGTGACCCAACTGGCCCCCGCCATGCTCGGCGCGCTGTACTGGAAACAGGCTAACCGTCGTGGTGTGTTCGCCGGCCTCGCCACCGGGATTTTCCTGTGGTTCTACACCCTGGTGTTGCCGATCGCCGCCCACAGCCTCGGCTGGTCGCTGAACAGCTTCCCAGGGCTGGCCTGGTTGCACGGCAATCCTTTGAACCTGCCGATTACCCCGCTGACCCAAGGCGTCGTGCTGTCCCTGACTGGCAACTTCACCCTGTTTGCCTGGATTTCCGTACTGTCGCGCACCCGCGTGTCGGAACACTGGCAGGCCGGACGTTTCATCGGCCAGGAAATCAGCGCCCGCCCCAACCCCCGCTCGATGCTGGCGGTACACATTGAAGACCTGTTGCAACTGGCCGCGCGCTTCGTCGGCGAAGAGCGCGCGCGCCAGAGTTTCATCCGCTTTGCCTACCGCCAGGGCAAAGGCTTCAACCCAAGCCAGAATGCCGACAGCGAGTGGATCGCCCACACCGAACGCCTGCTGGCCGGTGTGCTGGGGGCCTCATCGACACGGGCAGTGGTAAAGGCTGCGATTGAAGGTCGGGAGATGCAGCTCGAAGACGTCGTGCGCATCGCCGACGAAGCCTCCGAAGTGCTGCAGTTTAACCGCGCCCTGCTGCAAGGCGCCATCGAGAACATCACCCAAGGCATCAGCGTAGTCGACCAGTCCCTGCGGCTGGTGGCGTGGAACCGTCGCTACCTGGAGCTGTTCAAGTACCCGGACGGCTTGATCAGCGTCGGTCGGCCGATTGCCGACATCATCCGCTACAACGCCGAACGCGGCCTCTGCGGCCCGGGCGAGGCGGAAGTCCACGTCGCCCGACGCCTGCACTGGATGCGCCAGGGCCGCGCCCATACCTCGGAACGACTGTTCCCCAATGGCCGGGTGATCGAGCTGATCGGTAACCCGATGCCCGGCGGCGGTTTTGTCATGAGTTTCACCGACATCACTGCGTTCCGCGAAGCCGAAAAGGCCTTGACCGACGCCAACGAAGGCCTGGAGCAACGGGTCGCCGAGCGCACCCGGGAACTGTCACAACTGAACCTGGCGCTGACCGCGGCGAAAAGCACCGCCGAGGCGGCCTATCAATCCAAGACCCGTTTCCTGGCGGCCGTCAGCCATGACTTGATGCAACCACTCAACGCCGCGCGCCTGTTCTCCGCCGCCCTGTCCCACCAGCACGAAGGTTTGCCCAGTGAAGCCCGGCAACTGGTGCATCACCTGGACAGCTCGCTGCGCTCGGCCGAAGACCTGATCACCGACCTGCTGGACATTTCCCGCCTGGAAAACGGCAAGATCAACCCGGAGCGCAAGCCATTCGCTCTCAACGAACTGTTCGACACCTTGGGTGCGGAGTTCACGGCGCTGGCCCAGGAACAGGGATTGAAGTTCCGCGTGCGCGGCTCGCGACTGCGCGTGGACAGCGACATCAAGCTGCTGCGACGGGTTTTGCAGAACTTCCTGACCAATGCCTTTCGCTACGCCAAAGGCCCGGTGCTGCTGGGGGTACGTCGGCGCAACGGCGAGTTGTGCCTGGAAGTTTGGGACCGCGGACCGGGCATTGCCGAAGACAAACTGCAGGTGATTTTCGAAGAATTCAAACGCCTGGACAGCCACCAGACCCGCGCCGAAAAAGGCCTGGGCCTGGGCCTGGCGATCGCCGAC includes:
- a CDS encoding TetR/AcrR family transcriptional regulator; translation: MAIKEGLRPGGRSARVQESIHSAVRELLQEQDRASLTVPQIAARAGVTPSTIYRRWGDLPALLADVAIARMRPDSEPANTGSLRGDLRAWAEQYLDEMSSEPGRNMMRDIQACATPGYCVGIISSQLQIILDRYPDAPNPGVDRLINVVVAPTVFRILFATAPLAVEELYRLVDVALGQ
- a CDS encoding PAS domain-containing hybrid sensor histidine kinase/response regulator, yielding MSLSSGLIAVVALAYMAIMFAIAFYGDRRSTPLPPRVRAWVYSLSLAVYCTSWTFFGAVGQAAEQLWSFLPIYLGPILLLVLAPWVLQKMVMISKQENITSIADFIAARYGKSQSLAVVVALICLVGVLPYIALQLKGIVLGVNLLIGAGADAMGTRAQDTALIVSLILALFTILFGTRNLDATEHHRGMVLAIAFESVVKLLAFLAVGAFVTYGLYDGFDDLFNQAMLAPRLEQYWKETINWPSMVVQTGVAMMAIICLPRQFHVTVVENIEPQDLRLAKWVFPAYLASAALFVVPIALAGQMMLPSSVLPDSFVISLPLAQAHPALAVLAFIGGASAATGMVIVASVALSTMVSNDMLLPWLLRRNNAERPFEVFRQWMLSVRRVSIVVILLLAYVSYRLLGSTASLATIGQIAFAAVTQLAPAMLGALYWKQANRRGVFAGLATGIFLWFYTLVLPIAAHSLGWSLNSFPGLAWLHGNPLNLPITPLTQGVVLSLTGNFTLFAWISVLSRTRVSEHWQAGRFIGQEISARPNPRSMLAVHIEDLLQLAARFVGEERARQSFIRFAYRQGKGFNPSQNADSEWIAHTERLLAGVLGASSTRAVVKAAIEGREMQLEDVVRIADEASEVLQFNRALLQGAIENITQGISVVDQSLRLVAWNRRYLELFKYPDGLISVGRPIADIIRYNAERGLCGPGEAEVHVARRLHWMRQGRAHTSERLFPNGRVIELIGNPMPGGGFVMSFTDITAFREAEKALTDANEGLEQRVAERTRELSQLNLALTAAKSTAEAAYQSKTRFLAAVSHDLMQPLNAARLFSAALSHQHEGLPSEARQLVHHLDSSLRSAEDLITDLLDISRLENGKINPERKPFALNELFDTLGAEFTALAQEQGLKFRVRGSRLRVDSDIKLLRRVLQNFLTNAFRYAKGPVLLGVRRRNGELCLEVWDRGPGIAEDKLQVIFEEFKRLDSHQTRAEKGLGLGLAIADGLCRVLGHTLRVRSWPGRGSVFSVSVPLASTQAVLPSSVAEPNGHLPSGAQVLCVDNEDSILIGMNSLLSRWGCQVWTARNREECERWLAQGCRPQLALVDFHLDNGETGTELMAWLRTRMGLPIPGVVISADGRPEMVAQVHAAGLDYLAKPVKPAALRALLSRHLPL